Proteins encoded together in one Elusimicrobiota bacterium window:
- a CDS encoding tetratricopeptide repeat protein, which produces MKKLIEKKWFAISLIIIVTTIIYLPSLHAPFIFDDIAKIVENPDIKRLDNITTRLIYKYNENKNFKRNDPSRPLTYLTFTVNYYFGKLNPFGYHLFNLIVHILTSILIFILTRKIILYAYNKDSISLPFFVALFFAIHPVNTSSVSYVFSRSTVLMAFFYLSSLIFFVLAIERKKLLYYCISVLSFILALFSRQDAITLPVIILIFDYIFLSNFDMQKVIKNKYYYIIFGLLIIVFLLFRYFYFGGIGDLEAENLCKPLLYLASQCYVVLKYFLLLLVPIDVCIYRGVYYSVKTVYEPQIIVSFIVIMAVLIISWWLYKKRTSMTKIFLFSILWYFITLSPTSSFFSTTSSMVDNRLYISGFGFYLTIIILYFLLFSTKTVLGNNLNIISKLKVQDKMLISLLLIHIVLLSIFTFRRNQLFQQPILLWQDVISKYPNNIPSHINLGDLLRESKRYNEAEKEYREAINLNQNCVDVHYKYGLLLEDLKRYNEAEKEYIEEIKIKPDNEYTHNSLGSLFKNLKRFKEAEDEYRVAIKINTNYAEAHFNLGVLLNDTKRFEGAEKEYREALRINPNYIEARNNLGTLLYNSKKLGETENELRILIEINPHLAQSHYNLGFLLHNLKRFDEAVKEYKEAIRLNPNYTKAHNNLGILYYEQKEYFKSLQEFEIALSLAPNDKDIQNKVNFLKQLVTGNKSR; this is translated from the coding sequence ATGAAAAAACTTATTGAAAAAAAATGGTTTGCAATTAGTTTGATAATTATTGTTACAACAATTATCTACTTGCCTTCTCTTCATGCACCGTTTATATTTGATGATATAGCAAAAATAGTAGAAAACCCCGATATAAAAAGATTAGACAATATTACAACCAGGCTTATTTATAAATATAATGAGAATAAAAATTTTAAAAGGAATGACCCTTCCAGACCTTTAACGTATCTTACTTTCACGGTAAATTATTATTTTGGAAAATTAAACCCATTTGGTTACCATTTATTTAATCTTATTGTTCACATATTAACATCTATATTGATATTTATTTTGACAAGGAAAATTATTTTATATGCTTATAATAAAGATTCGATTTCATTACCATTTTTTGTAGCTTTATTTTTTGCAATCCATCCTGTTAATACAAGTTCGGTATCATATGTATTCAGTCGCTCTACGGTTTTGATGGCATTTTTCTATTTATCATCTTTAATATTTTTTGTACTAGCAATAGAAAGGAAAAAGTTGCTATATTACTGTATATCAGTATTAAGTTTTATTTTAGCATTATTTTCAAGACAGGACGCCATTACACTTCCAGTAATTATTTTAATTTTTGACTATATATTTTTGAGTAACTTTGACATGCAAAAAGTTATTAAAAATAAATATTATTATATAATTTTCGGACTTTTAATTATTGTTTTTTTGTTATTTAGATATTTTTATTTTGGGGGAATTGGTGATTTGGAGGCAGAAAATTTATGTAAACCTTTATTGTATCTTGCTAGTCAGTGCTACGTGGTACTTAAATACTTTCTGCTTCTTCTAGTGCCTATTGATGTTTGCATATACCGTGGTGTATATTACTCTGTCAAAACGGTATATGAACCCCAGATAATAGTTTCGTTCATAGTTATTATGGCAGTTTTGATAATAAGTTGGTGGTTATATAAGAAAAGAACAAGTATGACGAAAATATTTTTGTTTTCCATTTTATGGTATTTCATTACTTTATCACCAACATCAAGTTTTTTTTCTACTACTAGTTCCATGGTCGATAACCGTTTGTATATTTCAGGATTTGGTTTTTATTTAACGATTATAATTCTCTACTTTTTATTGTTTTCTACCAAAACAGTATTAGGTAACAATTTAAATATTATATCTAAGTTAAAAGTTCAAGATAAAATGTTAATTAGTTTGCTACTAATACATATAGTTTTGCTATCAATATTTACATTTAGAAGAAATCAGCTTTTTCAACAACCGATTCTTTTGTGGCAAGACGTTATTTCAAAATATCCTAATAACATACCGTCGCACATCAATCTTGGAGATCTGCTACGTGAATCAAAAAGATATAATGAAGCAGAGAAAGAATATAGGGAAGCTATAAATTTAAATCAAAATTGTGTAGATGTTCACTATAAATATGGACTTTTATTAGAAGATTTAAAAAGATATAATGAAGCGGAGAAAGAATATATAGAAGAGATAAAGATAAAGCCAGATAATGAATATACACATAACAGTCTAGGATCTTTGTTTAAAAATTTAAAAAGATTTAAAGAAGCTGAAGATGAATATAGAGTTGCGATAAAAATAAATACGAATTATGCAGAAGCACACTTTAATCTCGGAGTTTTACTAAATGATACAAAAAGATTTGAAGGAGCTGAAAAAGAATATAGGGAAGCATTAAGGATAAATCCTAATTATATAGAGGCACGAAATAACCTAGGAACATTGCTATATAATTCAAAAAAACTTGGAGAAACAGAGAATGAGCTAAGGATCCTCATAGAAATAAATCCGCATCTTGCACAATCACACTATAATCTTGGTTTTTTACTCCACAATTTAAAAAGATTTGATGAAGCTGTGAAAGAATACAAAGAAGCGATAAGGTTAAATCCAAATTATACAAAAGCACATAACAATTTAGGCATTTTATATTATGAGCAGAAAGAATATTTTAAATCACTTCAAGAATTTGAAATCGCTTTAAGTTTAGCACCAAATGATAAAGATATTCAAAATAAAGTAAATTTTTTAAAGCAATTAGTAACAGGCAATAAGAGTAGATAA
- a CDS encoding DUF1957 domain-containing protein, with translation MKNANGGFCFILHSHIPYVKKAGTWPFGEEWLLEGLLETYIPLLDVFYELKENNIPYKATIDITPVLIEQLADEYFIKRFEEFVSEKIKRAEFDIEKFSARHQSDYKCLAEFYRNIFVKILDNFKNKYQRNIIAAFKKLQDDNNIEIMTSAATNGYLPLLSCDSSIYAQLKIGIDTYKKHFDRKPKGVWLPECAYRQGKNVQAGNKESYRSPSLDKFLCDLGVEYFIVDSSGIECGQAFCENKKIEQTTLLPYLTRDGVAVFGRDKETGQLVWSSEHGYPADGKYREFYKNDYDSGLQYWRVTSTKVDLGLKEIYNLKNVSEKIKEDAGHFSNVVERKLDEFNKKNGDYGMITAPYDAELFGHWWFEGIEWLKQVLIKISQNPKVSLLTPSEYLQEHKPKCVAEIAESSWGEDSNHYMWLNPETKWMWPYIHDAELQMEDVVQIFKNNNIPANTLRTLKQAARELLLLQSSDWAFLITTKQAKEYATERFLLHFNRFCRLAAAIEEQGIETNEFLTFLKETENIDTVFSEIDFRDFAKVVIKD, from the coding sequence ATGAAAAATGCTAATGGGGGTTTTTGCTTTATATTACATAGTCATATACCTTATGTAAAAAAAGCTGGGACTTGGCCGTTTGGGGAAGAGTGGTTGTTAGAAGGTCTTTTAGAAACGTATATTCCGCTTCTGGATGTTTTTTATGAACTTAAAGAAAATAATATTCCCTATAAAGCAACAATAGATATTACCCCTGTTTTAATAGAACAACTGGCGGATGAATATTTTATAAAAAGGTTTGAAGAATTTGTTTCCGAAAAAATTAAACGTGCTGAATTTGATATTGAAAAGTTTTCTGCAAGGCACCAGTCCGATTATAAGTGCCTTGCTGAATTTTATAGAAATATTTTTGTAAAGATTCTTGATAATTTCAAAAATAAATATCAACGGAATATTATAGCGGCTTTTAAAAAACTGCAGGATGACAACAACATAGAAATTATGACATCCGCAGCAACTAACGGGTATCTGCCGCTTTTATCCTGCGATTCTTCAATTTATGCACAGTTAAAAATCGGGATTGATACATATAAAAAACATTTTGATAGAAAACCAAAAGGTGTATGGCTTCCTGAGTGTGCCTACAGGCAGGGGAAAAATGTTCAGGCAGGCAATAAAGAATCATACCGTAGTCCTTCTCTTGATAAATTCCTATGCGATTTAGGTGTGGAATATTTTATTGTTGATAGTTCCGGAATAGAATGCGGTCAGGCGTTTTGTGAGAATAAAAAAATAGAACAGACGACTTTATTGCCGTATCTTACGAGAGATGGTGTTGCGGTTTTTGGAAGAGACAAAGAGACAGGGCAATTAGTGTGGTCCAGTGAACATGGGTATCCTGCTGATGGTAAATATCGTGAATTTTACAAGAATGATTATGATTCAGGTTTGCAGTATTGGCGGGTTACTTCAACAAAAGTCGATTTAGGATTAAAAGAAATTTATAATTTAAAAAATGTTTCTGAAAAAATAAAAGAAGATGCCGGGCATTTCAGTAATGTTGTGGAAAGAAAACTTGACGAATTTAATAAAAAAAATGGCGATTATGGAATGATTACCGCTCCGTATGATGCTGAACTTTTCGGGCACTGGTGGTTTGAGGGTATTGAATGGTTAAAACAGGTATTAATCAAAATATCCCAAAATCCGAAAGTATCGCTTCTAACGCCATCTGAGTATTTGCAGGAACATAAACCGAAATGTGTTGCTGAAATTGCCGAGTCATCCTGGGGTGAGGACAGCAACCATTATATGTGGCTTAACCCGGAAACAAAGTGGATGTGGCCTTATATTCATGATGCCGAGCTTCAAATGGAGGATGTTGTCCAGATATTTAAGAATAATAATATTCCGGCTAATACCTTAAGAACATTAAAACAAGCAGCACGGGAACTGCTTTTGCTACAATCATCTGATTGGGCTTTTTTAATTACAACAAAACAGGCGAAAGAATATGCTACTGAAAGATTTCTTTTACATTTTAACCGTTTTTGCCGTCTTGCTGCTGCGATAGAAGAACAAGGTATTGAAACTAATGAGTTTCTTACATTTTTGAAAGAAACCGAAAACATAGATACTGTTTTTTCAGAAATTGATTTTAGGGATTTTGCTAAAGTAGTGATAAAAGATTAA
- the ptsP gene encoding phosphoenolpyruvate--protein phosphotransferase: MLYKGIPASSGIAIGKAFVIEDEDFYVIKRTISKEEVHGEVEKFKKAVEDAKNELEKTKNQAMKRLGKKYIKLFDAYLFIVEDPTLKNDVVSKITKKLINAEYALHEVIEENSQAFEKIEDEYFKERGKDVFNVGKKVMKHLIGIHRKTLTNITEGSIIFANNLTPTDTITMKDESVIGFATNIGGKTSHTAIMAQALGIPAVVGMRDITSHITHGDAVIVDGIEGVIIVKPDADTMNNYKRRQHLYLTEQQELIQFIDLPAITMDGQKIVVASNIEIPDEIKSVIANGAEGIGLFRTEYLFLNRKEFPTEDEQFESYRSVVEKVFPNPVVIRTMDLGGDKLLPFFEMGEERNPFMGLRAIRFCLKYPEIFKTQLRAILRASVFGNVNIMYPMISGIDELRAANVILNEVKQELKSKNIQFDEDVEVGIMIEIPSAALTVDILAKESDFLSIGTNDLIQYTLAVDRVNEFVTHLYEPLHLSVLRLLKNIIDAGHKAGKWVSMCGEMAGDPSYAEILLGLGLEHFSVASSSVLRLKKEIRKIDLATAKKITDEILAESNRELLIKRVKQRKSH; encoded by the coding sequence ATGTTATATAAAGGAATCCCGGCATCGTCCGGTATTGCGATAGGCAAGGCATTTGTTATTGAAGATGAGGATTTTTATGTTATAAAAAGGACCATTTCAAAAGAAGAAGTGCATGGAGAAGTAGAAAAATTTAAAAAAGCAGTTGAAGATGCAAAAAATGAACTTGAAAAAACAAAAAATCAGGCGATGAAACGGCTTGGCAAAAAGTACATAAAACTTTTTGACGCCTACCTGTTTATTGTTGAAGACCCGACACTTAAAAATGACGTCGTTTCCAAGATAACTAAAAAATTAATTAATGCCGAATATGCATTACATGAAGTGATTGAAGAAAATTCACAAGCATTTGAAAAGATAGAAGACGAGTATTTTAAAGAGCGGGGAAAGGATGTTTTTAACGTCGGCAAGAAAGTTATGAAACACTTGATAGGGATTCACAGAAAAACACTGACTAATATTACAGAAGGCTCGATTATTTTTGCTAATAATCTTACGCCGACAGACACAATTACCATGAAAGATGAAAGTGTAATAGGGTTTGCCACGAATATCGGCGGCAAGACCTCACACACGGCGATTATGGCGCAAGCATTAGGAATACCGGCAGTTGTAGGGATGAGAGATATTACGTCACATATTACCCATGGTGATGCTGTTATTGTTGACGGGATAGAAGGTGTTATTATTGTTAAGCCCGATGCAGATACAATGAATAACTACAAAAGAAGACAGCATCTTTATTTAACCGAACAGCAGGAACTTATCCAGTTTATTGATCTGCCGGCAATTACCATGGACGGGCAAAAAATTGTTGTTGCTTCAAATATTGAAATTCCGGACGAAATAAAATCAGTAATTGCAAATGGTGCGGAAGGTATAGGTCTTTTCAGAACAGAGTATCTTTTTTTGAATAGAAAAGAGTTCCCAACCGAAGATGAGCAGTTTGAATCATACAGGTCTGTTGTGGAAAAGGTCTTTCCTAACCCGGTGGTAATCAGGACTATGGATTTAGGCGGCGATAAACTTCTTCCTTTTTTTGAGATGGGCGAAGAAAGAAATCCATTTATGGGTCTGCGGGCAATAAGATTCTGCCTTAAATATCCTGAGATATTTAAGACACAACTTAGAGCGATTTTAAGAGCGTCGGTTTTCGGTAATGTTAATATAATGTATCCGATGATTTCCGGGATAGACGAGCTTCGTGCTGCAAATGTCATACTGAATGAAGTCAAACAAGAATTAAAAAGTAAAAACATTCAATTTGACGAGGATGTTGAGGTTGGTATAATGATCGAAATCCCGTCTGCGGCATTAACAGTAGATATTTTAGCAAAAGAATCCGATTTTCTATCTATCGGGACCAATGATTTGATACAATATACTCTTGCCGTTGATAGAGTCAATGAATTTGTTACCCATCTTTACGAACCGTTGCATCTTTCCGTTTTAAGACTTTTGAAGAATATAATAGATGCCGGTCATAAAGCAGGGAAGTGGGTTTCAATGTGCGGTGAAATGGCAGGTGACCCATCATATGCCGAAATACTTTTAGGATTAGGGCTTGAACACTTTAGCGTGGCTTCTTCTTCCGTTTTAAGATTAAAAAAAGAAATAAGAAAAATAGATCTTGCAACTGCCAAAAAGATAACCGATGAAATTCTAGCCGAGTCTAACAGAGAACTTTTAATTAAAAGAGTTAAACAGCGTAAATCACACTAA
- a CDS encoding DUF1926 domain-containing protein yields the protein MKKINFIFGVHNHQPVGNFDNVFEWAVKTAYEPFLSVIEKHPKVKIVIHYTGCLIDWLEKNRPDIISRLKLLVKKGQAEMLTGGYHEPILPVISDIDKNGQIKKLTDYIKKEFLCTPKGLWLAERVWEPTLAKILNEAGVEYIVLDDAHFLASGIDEKKLRGYFITEDQGVPLKIFPICQKLRYTMPFAQPEDTINYLKSEASDDPSTLLVMADDGEKFGIWPETYKTCYEEKWLEKFLVLLEQNSDWINITTFSEYIKKYPAVDRIYLMATSYFEMSEWSLPAKTQVDFEEAIINSDDNLKRFLKGGFWRNFLTKYSESNNMHKKMLYISEKIKELKNDTAAQSLKESGSDDPVNLLYKGQCNCAYWHGIFGGLYLPHLRHAIYKNLIEAENSIPPSTEICDFDKDGQKEIIATTKNINVYLKPSYGGAITELDFKPVSFNLTDVLTRRFEAYHRKVDSATIKIEGKKLETIHNAYYTKELGLQKYLKYDWYNRCSLLDHFFHKATTLEKYNDCEYGEIGDFVNQPYNIESKSRKTKTKDISLKRDGHLWLESGLIPIQVLKTINIKETAVNIDYEITNNHEKAMELWYGCEFNLALSNPNDEKCFYLAGERKENFSAKTSFEKMKSLIISDIYGGFNLKMEASDLFDFWVFPIWTISLSEAGFEKTYQGSSVTVNKKFLLEPKGKYKFTLKMDMEQI from the coding sequence ATGAAAAAAATAAATTTTATTTTTGGAGTACACAACCATCAACCTGTAGGGAATTTTGACAATGTTTTTGAGTGGGCTGTAAAGACGGCATACGAGCCGTTTTTAAGTGTTATTGAGAAACATCCTAAGGTAAAAATAGTAATCCATTATACAGGGTGTCTTATCGATTGGCTTGAGAAGAATAGACCGGATATAATCAGCCGTCTTAAATTACTCGTAAAAAAAGGTCAGGCGGAAATGTTGACCGGCGGATATCATGAACCTATCTTACCTGTAATTTCTGATATTGATAAGAACGGTCAAATAAAAAAACTAACCGATTATATAAAAAAAGAGTTTTTATGCACTCCGAAAGGATTGTGGCTTGCTGAACGGGTTTGGGAGCCGACACTTGCTAAGATATTAAACGAAGCAGGCGTTGAATATATTGTTCTTGATGATGCGCATTTTCTTGCTTCCGGTATTGATGAAAAAAAACTGCGCGGCTATTTTATAACAGAGGACCAGGGAGTACCGCTTAAAATATTCCCCATATGCCAGAAATTAAGATACACTATGCCGTTTGCGCAACCGGAAGATACGATAAATTACCTTAAGAGTGAAGCATCCGATGACCCTTCAACTTTACTTGTTATGGCTGATGACGGCGAAAAATTCGGCATTTGGCCCGAAACATATAAAACATGTTATGAAGAAAAATGGCTTGAAAAATTTCTTGTGCTTTTAGAACAAAATTCCGATTGGATTAATATAACGACATTTTCAGAATATATTAAAAAATATCCTGCAGTAGACAGGATTTATCTTATGGCAACTTCGTATTTTGAAATGAGTGAATGGTCACTCCCTGCCAAAACACAAGTTGATTTTGAAGAAGCTATTATTAATTCGGACGACAACCTGAAAAGGTTTTTAAAAGGCGGGTTCTGGAGAAATTTCCTGACAAAATATTCAGAATCAAACAACATGCACAAAAAAATGCTTTATATTAGTGAAAAAATAAAAGAATTAAAAAATGATACAGCTGCACAGTCGTTAAAAGAGTCAGGTTCAGATGACCCTGTAAACCTTTTGTATAAAGGTCAGTGTAATTGTGCGTATTGGCACGGAATTTTCGGGGGTTTATATCTTCCGCATTTGAGGCACGCAATTTACAAAAATCTGATAGAAGCAGAGAATTCAATTCCGCCATCAACAGAAATCTGTGATTTTGACAAAGACGGTCAAAAAGAAATAATTGCGACTACTAAAAATATAAATGTTTATTTAAAACCATCATATGGCGGGGCGATAACTGAACTTGACTTCAAGCCGGTTAGTTTTAATTTAACCGATGTCCTGACCCGGAGGTTTGAAGCATATCATAGAAAAGTTGACAGTGCTACTATAAAAATAGAAGGTAAAAAACTGGAAACAATTCACAATGCTTATTATACAAAGGAACTCGGATTACAGAAATATCTGAAGTACGACTGGTATAACAGGTGTTCGCTCCTTGACCATTTTTTTCATAAGGCAACAACCTTAGAAAAATATAACGATTGTGAATACGGGGAAATCGGTGATTTTGTAAATCAGCCGTATAATATTGAATCAAAAAGCCGGAAAACAAAAACAAAGGATATCAGTTTAAAACGAGACGGCCATCTTTGGCTTGAAAGCGGTTTAATTCCAATACAGGTTTTGAAAACGATAAACATAAAAGAGACAGCGGTAAATATAGATTATGAAATTACAAATAACCACGAAAAAGCAATGGAATTATGGTATGGCTGCGAGTTCAATCTTGCTCTTTCAAATCCGAATGATGAAAAATGCTTCTACTTAGCCGGTGAAAGAAAAGAGAATTTTTCAGCAAAAACATCTTTTGAAAAAATGAAATCGCTGATAATCAGTGACATTTACGGTGGTTTTAATTTAAAAATGGAGGCATCGGATTTATTTGATTTCTGGGTTTTCCCGATATGGACGATTTCACTGTCCGAAGCCGGTTTTGAAAAAACATATCAAGGCTCATCAGTTACAGTTAATAAAAAGTTTTTACTGGAACCGAAAGGAAAATATAAATTTACATTAAAAATGGATATGGAACAGATTTGA
- a CDS encoding HPr family phosphocarrier protein — MIEKTVKIKNKLGLHARPAALFVQTTSKFKSSVKIIKEGQEVDGKSIMGLMMLAAGMDTELRILANGEDENELIKAVEALVDRKFEED, encoded by the coding sequence ATGATTGAAAAAACTGTAAAAATAAAAAATAAACTCGGATTGCACGCCCGCCCTGCGGCTCTTTTTGTCCAGACGACATCGAAGTTTAAGTCGTCAGTAAAGATAATTAAAGAGGGACAAGAAGTGGATGGTAAATCTATAATGGGTTTAATGATGCTTGCAGCAGGGATGGATACTGAATTACGTATTTTAGCAAATGGTGAAGACGAAAACGAATTAATAAAGGCAGTTGAAGCTTTAGTTGACCGAAAATTTGAAGAAGATTGA